The Acidobacteriota bacterium genome segment GCGGCGGAGGAAGGCGAGGAAGGGTTCGGGCTCGACGCCGAGGGCGGCGGCCTGCGGCGCCATGGTCAGGCGGACGAGGGAGGAATGCACTTTGGGTGCGGGGCGGAAGGCGCCGGGAGGGATGTCGAAGAGGCGTTCGGCGCGGGCGTAGAACTGGGTGGTGGCGGAGAGCAGGCCGAAGGCTTTGCTGCCGGGCTGGGCGGTGAGGCGCTCGGCGACTTCGCGCTGGACCATTACGGCGGCGTCGGTGATGCGTTCGGCATAGCGGAACAGGTGCAGCAGAATGGGGCTGGTGATGTAGTAGGGCAGGTTGCCGGCGACGCGCAGCGGCTCTGGGTCGAATTGGGCCAGATCGAGTTGCAGGATGTCGGCCTCGATGACCTGGACGTGCGTTTGCGGGAGGCGCTGACGCAGAGCGGCGGCGAGCGAGGGATCGACTTCGACGACCCAGAGGCGGCGGGCTGTCTTGGCCAGCTCGACTGAGAGGCCACCGGG includes the following:
- the rsmA gene encoding ribosomal RNA small subunit methyltransferase A — protein: MKAPRGQNFLYQPQWLRRVAAAIGPSDALLEIGGGPGGLSVELAKTARRLWVVEVDPSLAAALRQRLPQTHVQVIEADILQLDLAQFDPEPLRVAGNLPYYITSPILLHLFRYAERITDAAVMVQREVAERLTAQPGSKAFGLLSATTQFYARAERLFDIPPGAFRPAPKVHSSLVRLTMAPQAAALGVEPEPFLAFLRRGFAHKRKQLATYLTDPTRAGLPPRARAEDLTLVQWAQLYLGNLKDPLA